The DNA sequence TACACTCAAAGGGGAAACTCACCGTCATGAAAAAGCAGTGTCTCGTCAACGGGGTTTCCTCGCCATCGCCGCACGGGTCGTCGGGGTAGTGCACACACCGAAATCAGCAGCGGTCATCGGCGTCTCACGACCCCGCACATTTCAATAGCACTTGTTATAAATTACGataagttcaattcaattcgtaTTTCTATTTATGTGGGttataataaaatgttttatatcCCTCGTGAATATAGGATAAATGTTATTAGACAATCATCACCAACGGTAGAGGGCGAGCCTGTGTttgccacacctttacgttgcTCAGGTATGATTGATATCATAGAAGTTTGAAATAAGTGCAaaacctgcacatttatttgtgttttctttcctttttttattacttGGGTTTTGTCAGAAGACGAATATAGTATAATTAAAAGCAATAACTAGACGAAAACCAGAAAGGATGAAAGTTCACTGCAAAGAATTCTACTAAACATGTATAAACAAATGTATGttcagcatttagttttttttattttgaaagactcAAAACTGTTTTACAGTCACGAATTACTTGTAATCCAAATTATATAATCGTATTTGACAAGTATGTTGCTAAAATAAGTTTTTATCATAAAATATCTCCTTGTCTTATAGGGAAATTCTCATATCTTCTTTTCAGAGCATCTTTAAAATATGACACATGGATAAATATGTTTAATCTCATCTTCTGATTATTTGCAGGTAGCtgactttatttatttccattaAAACTGAAGATGAAACATATACATTATCACTTTGTTCTTTCCTTCTATCACAACTCTGTGTTTATTAAagtaataaaagcataaaaagatACAATACAGAAGTTCTACAAGGCACACTAACACATTAACCTTTTGTGAGTACTGTTATTGTTGTATTCATTTAATTTGACAACTGTAAATTCTTAAAGTGAAATTGaagtacctttaaaaaaaatgaaaacaacattAACATATTTATATTCTGGTTCGTATTCTCATGCTGATCTTATTTCCAGGTAATTTGATTAATTAATGATTAATGTTCCTCCGCTGCGGCAGGGGGCAGTGTCCGCTCGTCATTTAATGGAAGCCACGAAGAAGTAACATGTCCATTCTGCAACatcaacagaagaagaagaacggcGGCGTCATCTCCACAACAAACCGGCAGCCAACATGGACCACCCTGCGGAAACCAGTCAGGAAAATGAGTTTAACGGCAAAATACAAGAGCGGCTCCACAAACGGAACCAGGCGCGGGTGGAGGACGCCGAGCGGAAGAAagaatcccagcagagccagtCTCTCGCCGAGGAGAAGAGCTCGTACTTCTCCAGCAGCTTCTACGAGCAGCGGGACTCCGTCCAGCAGCTGCTGTCCAGCTGCGCCGGGGCCGACAGGGCTGCTGCGACCCTGCGGCTGGAGGAGGCCACGGCCCAGATCCTGCTGATGCAGAAGTTTCTGAATGACAGCATGCCGTTTCTCACGTCCTTCCACCTGACGAAAGCCCAAGCCGCCCTGCAGAAGCTCCAGGCGTCTCTCGCCGAGACCCGGGAGGAGGCTCTCCCCAAGAAGAAGTTTGCTTTCCGAGCTCGCAGTAAAGCGGCAGAGCCGgtcccagcaccagcaccagcaccagaggCGGACAGAACCCCCCCTGATGCTGCCAGCCCTGCGGATCCAGGGACAACAGGCGTGGACGGAGCCCCACCCTCAGACCTGCACGGTTTCTCCCACAGGAAGGATGAATTTCTAAGTATGACAGCAGAGGAGATCCTACACAGAGACTTGCTGTTGACTCATCTGACCAATTGCAAAGTGCGTCTGTATGGTTCCCCCAGCACCCTGCACCTGAAGCACATCGACAGCTGTGAGATCCTGTGTGGTCCTGTATCCACTTCAGTGTTTATAGATCATTGCAAGGACAGTACTCTGGCCTTCCCCTGCCAGCAGCTGAGGACCCACAACACCACGGACACCCAGGTGTATCTACACGTTACCAGTCGGGCCATCATCGAGTACTGCCGAGGGATGAGCTTCGCCCCATTCTCCTGGTCTTATCCCACTTTGCAAGATGACTTTTCTGCGTCTGGCCTAGATCAGGGCAGGAACAACTGGAATCAGGTGGATGACTTTAACTGGCTGGCTGCAGGGACACCATCCCCAAACTGGACCGTCATCCCTGAAATGGAAAGAAAAACCACCTGGGACCCTTAGGTTTTATTATTTGAATTGTTTAGATTTAACATATTATGATGGTGATGCTACTGCCTTACTTAGACACCAGTCCACCtaattaacatatatatatatatatatatatatatatatatatatatatatatatatatatatatatatagcctttTCATAAAGAAATTCACTTCTTGGCCAAGATGAGTTTGTGGTTCACAGTAGTTTTAAGCTTAAAGATCCTTGTTATGTTTCTTTGCACGTTTAAGGTTAATCACTTTGTGCATGTAAGTTGTTTGAAAAAGGAGTTTAAAGTGTTCAAACTAATCTGAATTGTGTAAACCCAACTTCTATTTGGTTTCTTTGCCAAAACCTGAAAATATCCAGATTGCTGTAAtacaagaaaaatacagaaaaccCTAATGAGTGTAaagtatcaatcaacacttGAGGATTTATGCTTGAATTAAATCTTCAAAATGATTAATTTGAGGGTGATTTGAGCAAGCCTTTCATTACGTGAATTTagtttcaacatttaatcaattTTCCATGtattacatgttttattttggttCCCACTCAAGACATATTGTTCTTAGAGCAAACGTAGATGTTTGACATTCAGAAAACTCCAGCTCTGCGACATTATCCAGAGGTTTTCACGACTGGGAAATCCTGCTGGATTATTCTGGTCTGTTTGACATGAAGGAGAGGTGTGATCATGCCTCGTTGGGACCCGGGAACACAAACTCAATTACCTGAGCACCGAACACTGTTAATCCCATCAACAACTTTTCCCTTGTAAAAGAAGGAACTGTCAGTCTGTTTTAGTGTTAAGTTAAATTTAGAAGTACTTTTCCCTAATTATTTCCAAGTTGTGGCTTTCTGGTAAACTAATATTTgttcattaataaaaaaaattaaaacccaTTGTTTGACTGTatactacaaaataaaagcttttcatGTCACTGTAGTTAAAACTTAAAATCTCTACAGCAGCCAGAAAAGGTTTCAACGTAAATAGCTTGGTGCTGagtataatacaaataaataatcttGAAGCTCCCAAGGTCTGAGGCTTTTATTTGTTGTGATCTTATTTACAGTGACTGTTCTGCTCTGTCTTCTGTcattgatttaaaaactaaCTTTCTCTTAAAAGCCCCCCAAAGTTAACTTTATGGTTTATGAGTTTTATATAAGCAGTAGTCTTTCAACCTACTGCAGTATTTTAAACAAATGCGGCAGCAGTGTTTACGTGTTCTCAGGGCATCTGTGTGCATCTTCTCCGGGCACTccggtccaaaaacatgcacgtcAGGCTAAATGGTGAGTCTAAATTGACCTCAGGAGCATGTGAGGTTGTTTATGTGTCCGTGCCATGAACCGGCTGGACGGATGTACCCTGGGGAGCCATAAGACACCTGGATGGGCTCCAACGGGCCCCTCTGACCCTGAATGACTGTAATAATACACTTACATTTGATTTAAACGGATGCTTTATTGGGTGTACCTTTGAACTCGactaaaatcaaaaacaacGGCTCTGCCATGAATGATGCCGttattgtacattttgtacattttaacaAGATTGGATCCTGTTGTAGGGTTCAGCGCAGGCTCATGTTCTTACTGAGTCGGGCTCCACGATGTTCCTGTCACATCAATCTGTCGAATGATGAAAAAAGACTAACATTTCTGAATAAGTTACACTGCGTCTAATAAAATTCTGCACTATTTTGTGCAAATCTCTTAAGGTTGTAAGGTTTGGATCTGCAAAATAGACCGCAGAGTAAAATAGTTAATGTATAGTGAGCTGATGaactaaaatcaatattttgtacagaaagaaaaagatgacGTCATTTCTACAAGTCGTGACTTGGGATTCTCTGAGCCGATTGAAAAACAGGTTAAGTAAAGAAAAGTGCACAGGCTTCATAAAAGTATAATTTATGGCAGAGCTAATGAATTGCTTTAAGTCCAACTCCAAAGGCATATTTAGTAGTTTGCTTTATAATAATTATCATTATGTTTTAGAGGCGCAACTAATAGTAAAAGGAAATATTGAAAACTGATGTCTCTAAGTTAAGAAACTTTAAAGTCGTGAGGTTCAAATTTGATGACAGCAGATGATAAACAGCTGGTTGGCTTTGAATTACCTTTAAAGCTTTATGGATGTTCACTTTACTTTTCATTCAGTAAGCACAAAAACATTAATTATTGTTGTTGCCTCGAAAGAATAACAGTAAATGTCGACTTTAACCATAAAGGCCCAACTTAAAAAATCTAATAGTGTGTCATGTCAGATGTTCTCTAAGCACAATAGCGCTTTAGAGTTTTGTGAGGCCCTATCAagtattttgaacatttttgtcCCCTGAAAAAATCCACGACCATAGCAAAAAGTTTGGTAAGTTGGTCTGTGATGGCCcagttgtaaataaatgaatgtgcaGCGATTCTCCAGCCATGGATGTGAGCCTAAAGGCATTTGTTTCTGTCAAAGTGTCTCTGAAGCTTAATTAAGTGCATCTATTTGTGAAGGCATCTGGTTTGTGATGGAGGTGTGGACCCTGTACCTGTAAATGGATGTGCTCCACTGTCATGTCAATGATCTTTGTCAGCCTTCAGCTCCCGGTGTCGTCCATCAGGGTGGCTACCACCACGTGAACCCTCAAACCAATTATGGCCCTTACCAGCAGCTTACAATCATGCTCATCTTGTGTGGAGGGATTTCTGGAAATTGGATCAGGCTGCTTACAGGAGCTTAGCATGACGTACTGCAACTCTGAGTTTAATCATGAGTCTCTGTGGCATTCCTCCACCTCTCCAAGAGCACGGTACATCACGATTAGCCTCACCTGTGTCTTAAGAGCGGAAAAAGAGGTACAAACCTGAAACCTTCTGAGCTTTTACGTTTTTGTCACAATGGGAGAGGAAAAGGCTTCACAGAAATACGTATCTTAGGTCCTTCGTCTCTTCCTTTGCTCTAGGATGGATGCTATGCTGAGCTGATCTCTGGATCAACCAGAGTACACCCTGATCTAAAAACAAGTGACGAGGAAACAAGACCTGCAGGTACTGAAGAACTTATATCTGGACATTTCTGAGCTCAGCGCCAGCTCGCGCTGTTCAACGCAGTTTGACTCTTTTCTTCACCGCCAAGGACAACATCCCACATTGAACAATGGCTTTGATGGTGGTCAAGTTCGATCTGAAAAAGCGAGTAAAGCTCGCCCAGACTGTCTGGTTCATGTACTGGTTTGCTGTACTGGCCGGTATCCTTGTCCTCAGCCTGGGCCTGTTCTTCAAAATCGAGCTGCGAAAGCGCTCAGAACTCATGGACAACAACGAGAGCCACTTCCTGCCCAACTTGCTCATATTCATGGGTCTCTTAGCTTGCGCCATCAACGCCTTTGGGGGCAAAGTTTGCTACGACTCTCTGGATCCTACAAAGTTTGCAAAGTGGAAGCCCGTGCTGAAGAGCTTCCTGGTGTTCTGCGTGTTATTCAACGCCCTGATGCTTGTCACCGCTCTGTTGTGTTTCATCATGAGGATCCCGCTGCAGTTCACCCTGGCCGAAGGCCTGAGAAATGGTATGAGGTACTACAAGGACACGGACACGCCGGGACGCTGCTACATGAAGAGGACCCTGGACCTGATGCAAATAGAGTTTCGTTGCTGCGGGAATGACAACTTCAGAGATTGGTTTGAGATTCAGTGGGTCAGCAACCGCTACCTTGACTTCAGCGCCAAAGAGGTCAAAGAGTAAGTGAATGAAAACTTTGATAACCATGCATGTCATGGCGGTAAAACAGATCTTTATCAGTCTTAATAAGTAAATAAGTTGCGAGTTGGGGGGCTTTAGGTGTTGTTTCAGGAGAGATGGGTGTAAGCTGAtttgcagaggtcagaggaggtGTATTATTCACTTTCCTTCACTCAGGTTCGCCATCACAGAAACAGTGACGACTACACGTGACAGCTACAGCCAGAACGCTGCGTGGGTGGTGGGGGTTGGGAGGGTGGGACGAGGTTACGCTGCACTTTTATGGATAAGGTTAGACGGGAAGGgcctgcaaatttcccctctcactatcccctttgctgctgtaaactgcaaatttcccctctgtgggactattaaaggttttatcttatcttatctcttatcttggTGATGAGGCGAAGAAAAACATACGTGCCATCAAAATGGaaaagaataaagtaaaatgaatTATACTGTCACAATCCAGATATTTGGGGCTCCTTGGTGCCAATACCCCATCATTAATTGTGCAAAAGACAGTTTTGTAATTTTAGACATAATTAGTGTTTAATCTCTGGATTACACGTCCTGCAAGAATCAGTGTCTTGTCCAATTTGCGGAGGACCTGGCATTTGTCCATGAGCAGCACTCCTCAACAGCTTCGTCATGTAGCCGGACATTTTAACATCCTCATCCTCAGAAATGACAATATGGGTACCCAAGACTGCAAAGTAACTGCTTTAAAGTAGAATATTATCCAACCAGGCAGTGGTTTATGAACTGCTGATGTTGCAGTGATGCCATTATGGGTCTACTGAATCTTATAGTCCTCAGCTAAATATACATCAATGTAAGCTTAGATATCAGCTTCACGTTTTAAGATGGCTCCTATGACAGTGTTTCCTTAATTCTCCATAGTTCTCGCCTCAGTGTGATCTGGGTCATTATAATTGGGCTTTGATGAGGTTGTGGTGGTTCTGGAAATCATTGATGCGCCGTGATCCAATCACACTTGTTTTTCCGTTGACCTATTACTATCAGTCGCAGTTTAGCTCAGCTTCTCAGACTGAGCATTGACCCAGATATGCAATTTAGGTGGCAACTTTCTACCTATCCAGTTATGTTTACGTCTTGGACTCCTGATGGAAGCTGTCACATCAGTAAATAACAACGGGAGGAACTGATGATGacatcagctttttttttctctgagaaTACTGATGAAGCAATAGTTTAGAAGGCAACAACAGAGACGTAAAAGTTCATGTTATTTCCATTTAAATGGACTTCTTTTAATTAGTTTTAGCCCACACATGCTTACAGAGAAGTGTTAGATCCTGAATGACCCCATTTCACCATCACTTTTATGACACTAACTCAACATTTTGCCTCATCCTCTTAGTCGCATTGGCAGCAATGTGGACGGCCAGTACCTGATGGACGGAGTGCCGTTCAGCTGCTGTAACCCCAGCTCCCCCAGACCCTGCATCCAGTACCAGATGACCAACAACACGGCTCACTACAGTTACGACCACTACACAGAGGAGCTCAACGTGTGGAAGGGCGGCTGCCGCGACGCCCTGATTTCCTACTATGGAGGCATAATGAACACCATCGGTGCCCTGGTGGTGCTGGTCACGATGCTGGAGGTCAGGACCCCCGATGTGTTAATATCATAAACCCTCTCAAAGATTGTTTTGGACCATTCTGCTTGCATTTTGGTTATCTGTCATATTTCTGCAATTTACATTGGTCAGATTTATTATGCAATAACCTGGTGCTCTCATTGGTCACTGGTCAGATCGGGCaccgccccctccccctagtCCATATCATCTTCAATGTATTTCAAGATTTGAGTGTTTATTTGAATCCCACATTCAGTATGTCATAATGCAGAATAGGTcactaacatttaaaaaaaatctgtcttgCACATGTGAATTCATGTGAACTCACAGGGACGTTATTAAGAGCTGTTGGGATGATATGAATATGCACATATTATGATTAAGTATACTGAAGGTCAAGAAGGTTTTTGATTGAACTTGGTCAACAAATTGTTCCAAAAGTGACAAAAGTAGCTTAGGTGGCCGGTGCTCTTTGGTGTTAGCCCAGACATGCCAACACTGTGTTGCACATGCATGTGTATTTCTAGTCAGTGTATAAGCTGGTTTGTCTCTGCAGGCATCCCTACAATCAAATAACACTAGCGTTTACAAATGTACAGATGGCCCAGTGTGAAAACGTACAAAGCTTTGACCCACTTGGTGCTTCTGTTATTtgtttcatccttccttcctgtgAACGGTCTGTCGCTGCTGGTATTATCCCCTTAATGCATCTCCTTCCAAAACACCTCCATCCTCTTTATCCTTATACCATTCCTGCAGCACCAATGAAGGAACTCCAGATTCGAGAGAAGTTATGCAAGCGCCTGGGCCGACACAGAAAGTGGTTCAGGAGTAGTAGGCTAATCTGCAGGAGGTGACAGGGACAGACCCAGTTCATGCAGTTCTTTATCTCCTTAGCTGACGTTTTCATCCACAAACGCTTGAGCCTTTTGCTCTAGATGAATTAGGTGACAAATCTGAACAAAGTTtcttacatttttcttcttcaactAAGAATAGAAATTCTCGACAATTGAATAGATCCATTAAGACTTGGATGTTTTAATTTAAAACTATTTGATGTATCTGTTAATCTCCTTGATCTGTGCAAAGATCTCTGTACGTTAACTCATCCGACTGAGAGTTTGTGTGGCCTCTCCCAACAGGTTGCTGTGACCGTTGGCCTGCAGTACGTCCAGAGCTCCCTGTCCACGCTGGCCAACCCGGAGGACATAGAGACCGAGAGCGAGGGCTTTCTGCTGGAGAAGACGGTCAAGGAGACGTTCACTGACATCATGGATAAAATGAAGGCTGTGGGCAAAGGCGGAAAGGTGGAGGAAGGGGGAGAGGAAGGTGTTGCAACAGTGAGCTGAGCAAACCCCCCCCAGAAACTGTGAACGCTCCCACCCACTGTGGAGAGAAGAACGGGGGCTTGCAATTACGGCTGCTTTCTATCAGCGTCTGTTCTGTAGACACACCGACCCAAATTTATGGCAACAGCCTCACGTCAAATGGACATATTATAAATGGACCTCTTCAATAAATAATTCCATATTTTCAAACATAGAAATTTCATTTgaggtaaaaacaaaacaaagcttttaattttgttttttaagcagCAAACAATTCAGTCAATTCAATCcagattcaacatttagtcaCAGCTTATATTTAGAGATTTGAAGTCTTGGTTCGGTTTTTAATGCAAAAGTATAAACCAGTCAATATCACATCAGTtggttattttatttaattttttcaattacaaAGTAGGTTTGTAATTTTTCCTTTGTATAGTTGTCTCCTAGCTTTGTGGGGATGGTGGTTGCTATGCAACCCCCCCTCTCATGGAAGCCAAAGATGCAGATATTTACATATTACATCCCTGGAATCGCAGCGTCAAACAGAGATGTTGACCTGTCTTTAGTGTTTCGGCTCATATttcatactgtatataaagaaaagaaaaagaaaaagagaagaaaaacataccagcgcccctcccctccccccacTCAGCTCTTTTGATACTGAGGTCCACCTCTGAAGGCTGGATAAGCTCGTAGGATGTAGTGCATCGAGTCAGGATGAATGCGTGAAGGTCGTGGCACGTGATTGAAGAGAGCGGCGTCGGAGTCGAG is a window from the Cololabis saira isolate AMF1-May2022 chromosome 19, fColSai1.1, whole genome shotgun sequence genome containing:
- the prph2a gene encoding peripherin-2a → MALMVVKFDLKKRVKLAQTVWFMYWFAVLAGILVLSLGLFFKIELRKRSELMDNNESHFLPNLLIFMGLLACAINAFGGKVCYDSLDPTKFAKWKPVLKSFLVFCVLFNALMLVTALLCFIMRIPLQFTLAEGLRNGMRYYKDTDTPGRCYMKRTLDLMQIEFRCCGNDNFRDWFEIQWVSNRYLDFSAKEVKDRIGSNVDGQYLMDGVPFSCCNPSSPRPCIQYQMTNNTAHYSYDHYTEELNVWKGGCRDALISYYGGIMNTIGALVVLVTMLEVAVTVGLQYVQSSLSTLANPEDIETESEGFLLEKTVKETFTDIMDKMKAVGKGGKVEEGGEEGVATVS
- the tbcc gene encoding tubulin-specific chaperone C, whose amino-acid sequence is MDHPAETSQENEFNGKIQERLHKRNQARVEDAERKKESQQSQSLAEEKSSYFSSSFYEQRDSVQQLLSSCAGADRAAATLRLEEATAQILLMQKFLNDSMPFLTSFHLTKAQAALQKLQASLAETREEALPKKKFAFRARSKAAEPVPAPAPAPEADRTPPDAASPADPGTTGVDGAPPSDLHGFSHRKDEFLSMTAEEILHRDLLLTHLTNCKVRLYGSPSTLHLKHIDSCEILCGPVSTSVFIDHCKDSTLAFPCQQLRTHNTTDTQVYLHVTSRAIIEYCRGMSFAPFSWSYPTLQDDFSASGLDQGRNNWNQVDDFNWLAAGTPSPNWTVIPEMERKTTWDP